In one Rutidosis leptorrhynchoides isolate AG116_Rl617_1_P2 chromosome 8, CSIRO_AGI_Rlap_v1, whole genome shotgun sequence genomic region, the following are encoded:
- the LOC139862799 gene encoding uncharacterized protein has product MGCAGSSPAKGDEPIKKITKPKPWKHSEPITGEQLKRMRDEFWDTAPHYGGRKEIWDALQAAAEADLTLAQAIVDSAGVIVQKADLTVCYDERGAKYELPKYVLSAPTNLIRDS; this is encoded by the exons ATGGGTTGTGCTGGATCATCGCCTGCAAAAGGAGACG AACCTATTAAAAAAATAACTAAACCAAAACCGTGGAAGCATTCAGAACCAATTACAGGAGAGCAGCTTAAGCGTATGCGTGATGAGTTCTGGGATACCGCCCCACATTATGGGGGCCGAAAAG AAATCTGGGATGCACTTCAAGCTGCTGCAGAGGCTGATTTAACACTAGCACAAGCAATAGTAGATAGTGCTGGCGTCATTGTTCAAAAAGCTGATTTAACAGTCTGTTACGATGAAAGAG GTGCAAAATATGAGTTACCAAAGTACGTTTTAAGTGCACCAACAAATTTGATTCGTGACAGTTAA